DNA sequence from the Mangifera indica cultivar Alphonso chromosome 18, CATAS_Mindica_2.1, whole genome shotgun sequence genome:
GAGGTCTTTGCTGTACCCTCCTCACAGTAGTTGATGCATTGGCATATCATATGGATCATcctgaatttaattaaaaaaaatttctggtGATTGCAGGCTCCTCAATTGGTTGTAGATCAATGAGGTTAGTAAagatgttttattatttcacttATCATATCATGGATTTTAATCTTAGAGTTATGCTTAAAATTACATATGACTGTTGGTGTTGTGGGCTCAGGATAGCACAATATAAACACTTAGTAGTTTTCTTTTCACCAGTTCTCTGCTCTTATTTAGAGATTAAATACCTATTGTCAAACTTGACTGGTCTGTCTAGGAATTGAACCTTTGAGCCTTTTGCTTGAGTTCTTAAGAAGTGAACTTGATACTCACTAGATTTAAGATTTTGAATGCACACATTTTAAACCTAATCATCTGATCCATACTTGCAATTATGAATTAAGTTTATGCAAATAGGCCTGCttttgctttttcaattttttattagtctTCACTGTTTCTATTCATTAttagagtttcattttttttttttacttttttaaatcaTGGGCCCAATTATCATTTAGTATGGTTCACTTAATTGAGAAGCAGCTGGGATTAATTATTGAGAGGCTTAGAAGAAATGGTTCTGCTTTCGCTTTCTAATTTGCTGCTTCTCATCATCTTTCGTCAATGTATTCTGTGTGGACAGGGATTCCTCTTTCAGCACCCTTAACATGCAAGCTTGGAGCAGACTATTTTCTTCAGAAAGTGGTATGACATTGTCTGGATTCTTTAAAGTGAGTTTATTTTCTGTTTCAATGTTGTAGTCTTATGGCACTTCTCATGAGAGTTAGACAGATGGACTGCTGCCATCCTGTTTACTTTAGCAACAGAGTAAAGGATTGGTTTTTTAAGGGACCTacggttttttttaattaaagttacaTTGAATCTCAAAACTGTCCtgttgtttccttttctttgtttgttgaAGGGGATTTGGTTGAAGCGGTTGTCCCCTTTATGGGTGAATCCATAACTGATGGAACTTTGGCGAAATTCTTAAAAAGTATGTCTTTTAGTATCCATTTTCCTGTACAAGTTGTTACTCTTTGTCATCCACATTGCAATTGTTTGATTGTGTGCGCTTCTGGTTTTTGAAAACAGGTCCTGGTGATACTGTGAAGGTTGATGAGCCTATTGCTCAAATTGAAACAGATAAGGTACAGTGCACCCTGCTACCTTTCCCCATGCCCAGCCCCCAATTTTCCCTTTTAGCAGTGAATATAAAACTGGGACAGTTTTTAATACTTGTAATGTTAATTTCCTGTCAGGTAACAATTGATGTTGCAAGTCCAGAAGCAGGTGTGATTAAAGAGGTAATGCATACAcgttgttatattatttttcttgcttATTACACAGTGGTTGCCTTTTCCCCATCTCCACTGTTGGAATTATTGGATTTTAATGTTAATGATAGCTTCtgtgttttaatatatatctgGCAGTTTGTAGCCAAAGAAGGGGAGACTGTGGAACCTGGTACCAAAATTGCTATCATTTCAAAATCTGGTGAAGGTGTAGCTCATGTAGCTCCCTCAGAGAAAATAGAAGAGAAAGCTGCTCCTAAGCCGTCTCCTGCTGAAACAATGAAAGAGGAGAAGCCAAAACCTGAAGTTGAAAAAACTGCTGTCTTTGAGAAGCCTAAAGCACCCTCTCCAGCACCTCCTAAGCGCTCTGCAACTGAGCCGCAGCTTCCACCAAAGGAGAGGGAAAGACGGGTGAGTATGTAATGGTTCTTTATTTAGATCAGAAAAATAGTTATGGACttctattattcttttttataaacaatttaagAAAACAGCTTAGTGGAGGAGCCATTGTGATCTTAATTGTCCCTTCAATATGTTCATGATTGCAGGTTCCTATGACTAGGCTACGAAAAAGGGTTGCTACAAGATTGAAGGACTCTCAAAATACATTTGCAATGTTGACGACATTCAATGAAGTTGATATGTAAGTTAATTCTACTGTATTTCATCTGGTGCCAGTGCCActgttttcatatttatggcacttaggattattttttttctcattttctacATGTGGTGTGCTTCCGTTCTTGGCAAGAAATGGTGAATGCTGTTTTAATTGTTATCTTCATGTGATCATACTGTTCTCTTTCATCTAATCCTCCACCTTGTGATTAAATGTATCTCTTACCTTGTGTGTCTACTACTATATAAACTGACTTATGTCTTTTGAAGCTTCTGGAAGAACTTTTATCAGTATGCTTTCATTCTTTTTCCAAACTTTGAACAGAGAGCAACTCTTCACATGTCCATGTGTCTACCTGTGATTTATCTGCTTTCGGTCACAGGACATGGCTTTTTGTTGGGAGTGTTTCTGTTGCTCTGTTCAACTAATTACTTAACTGAAATTGGAACTGTATTTCTCTAAAAGCACGTGCTCTTTGTTATGTTTCTCACCATAAATGAAGTCATTATATTACATCTATTCAATTTCTTTCAAGTTTAGTTTTCTGGTTTGCAGATTACATGTTGCTTTTagtgaatttaaattttgagtgatGTTCATTGATTTATCGAGCTGTAAATTGAAGTAGTCAGAGGAACTTCTAGTGGGCTGATTGGTTATTGCACTGTACTTAACtgctttgtttctttctttgatgGACGACCTTTAAAACAGTGTCTCTGTGTTTCTTGTGATCATTCCAAGATAAatctttgatttctttgtattttgctTATTGTAGGACTAATTTGATGAAACTCCGTTCTGATTACAAGGATGCTTTCCTTGAACAGCATGGAGTCAAACTGGGATTTATGTCAGGTTTTGTGAAAGTATGTgttataacttttttaattgCTTATATAGAATATGGGTGAAATTTTGCCTACATCTCGTGAGGTAACATACATAATCgtttgcttataaaaatttCAGGCTGCTGTTAGTGGGCTCCAGAACCAGCCAATTATTAACGCAGTTATTGATGGGGATGATGTGATATACAGAGATTACATAGATATCAGTATAGCTGTTGGAACTCCTAAGGTTTGCAGCcatgtttttaatttagtttgtttgcagtgtttattacaaaaaatagaGCATTCAAACTAGGGGTGTAAACAAGGCAAGCCGCTTGTGAGTAGTTTGCGGTTAGGCTCAGCTCAGCTCAACTCATCTtgagttgagcttgagtttCATGTTGGGTGTTTCAGTGAGCTTGTGAGCTCACAACTCAACTTGAGTTAAATACCAATGCATCCCTGATAGTTTCAAACCTTATATTTACAGCCTTAAAATCTTGATTTCTAACTTTGAATATAggatataattgataaatatataacttaTGAGTTTTAAAGTCAAGCCAAGCTCAAGTCATCCATTCTTGCTTAAAGCTGAAGCTTGAGCTGAGATATTATCATCTTGGCAAGCTCAAGCTTTCCCTTAAAGTAATCgagttgagtttgagtcaaGCACTACTCAATTCGATTACACCACTAATTGAAACTCTAGAGTGCACTGCTGCTTGTTTGGGTCTCTGTTTTTCTCTGGACATTGGCACATTTCATTTTTCCCTGTATCCAGGCCATCCCAATTACATCATCAGCCTTGAAAGCATcagtgaaaattttcaaattacaatCTGTATCAAATAGATTTGTCAACGCTTGTGGTATTGATGGTGTCTATTGACTATGTTAGTGCGACAATCTTGGAAGTCTTTATGAATTGTAATGatacatatgattttattatcaattgatgcatatgcatacatacatgTGCTGTTTATCACTTTGTGTCCACATTTTTATCTTGTGCTCATGGTAAAGTGGCAGTATCCCTACATCTTAACTTCTAATTTGGATTCATTTCTCATCAGGGACTTGTGGTTCCGGTTATCCGCAATGCTGAAAAGATGAATTTTGCCGATATAGAGAAAGAGATCAACACCCTTGCAAAGAAAGCAAATGATGGATCAATCTCAATTGATGAAATGGCTGGAGGTTCATTTACAATTTCTAATGGTGGTGTTTATGGAAGTCTTTTGAGTACACCCATCATCAACCCTCCTCAGGTTCGGTTACAATGacttttaaccaaaaattcattaattttcataGCCTTATCTCCTTGGCTAAGTCACCAAACTCATCCTTACAATGTTTTCAAACTTGGACTAGACATTAATTCGGTTAAGGggtatcataaaaatatataaatatatataactaaatgtAGTCTGGTGCTGCATGACATACACTGCCACAGCTGGGCCCAAATTTCCCTACATTTTTACACTGACATCAACATGCTAATGTCATGTTTAATCGTACTGGTCTAACTGGGATAACCCGGCAGTCGAATTGGGTGGTAGCAGTGATTCAACCGTTGTTCATACCGGTTTGATAACCTAAACAGGAATTGGGGCAAGTCCAGACCAAGTTTGCTTCCAAGGTCTCGGTTAGATCAGTCCAATTGGCCGGTCTAATCTGGTTTTTAAATCCATGCATCTACATAAAAATCTTCGTAGTTTTTCCTTGTTTTCATTCTATTTTTAGCTGATCCACATATCTTGGGAAGTAGgattttgtttattcatttgtttttgtgtGGCCTTTTGTGGCGATTTGTAAGATGAAATCTaacttgattaattttttcaacAGTCGGCTATCCTTGGTATGCACTCAATTGTCTCTCGCCCGATGGTTGTCAGTGGCAACGTAGTCCCAAGGCCAATGATGTACATTGCTCTAACATATGACCACCGGCTGATTGATGGAAGAGAGGCAGTTTTCTTCTTGCGCCGCATCAAAGATGTTGTGGAGGACCCACGCAGGCTGCTCCttgatatataagaaaaatgattcTGCTGTTCCGTTTCATATCCACACTTTTCCAGTAAACCCAGGATCACATACACTTACAATTCATCGAATGAAAAATAAGTATGCTAGAGTTTGAAGTTTTGTAGGGTTTATTCATCAATTTACCCTCTTTTCATGAGTTCTTCAAATGCGGCTTgccaaattgaatttgaaatgagactttaaaaaatatcatttgccCAAATTTACCGAAATGTTTTGaggaaaatttcaattttctgtttaacggcatGTATAAGACCTATGTGTATGAACTAGAGtttattttttaccaaaaaaatcATGAACGTTGAAGAAAGTTTTACTTTCGTTGACATCTTAATTTTGATCCAATGATCCAACAGTAAGCATGCTTGGCTTTGGGGTTGACTTGATTTGAGctattcaagtttaaattcaaattgaattttagaaaaagattagagttattttcataaaagagtcatgtttgaaataatttggctcaaatttatagtttagtttgagtttggacTTGTTGAttctattttgattaattttagatttgaacTGATTTCAAATTcgattttgtttgagtttggtATGGATCAAATCCAGTCTTGGTTGGCCTAACATTCTTGTGCAGTTCTGTTTTTGGGGGTGCTTCTGTGTTCAAACATTATGATTTGATTctcttattatatcatcaaatgGCTGGTTGAAatgtattttcattttaaaaaacgGAAGAGGATGATCgaaaattaagtttatatatcaaataaatgatCATATGGGTGTACTCAcgaatgaataatttttctgtacaccatttaaaaaaagggttaatttaattaattatcttaaattatatttctaattagTCTGAATTTTAGAAGGCGAAGCCCaagtttttccatttttaaatagCTTAAAAACGAAAGCTCGAAGCAAGTTTCCTTTGTTTTAAAAAAGGATCAAAGTCAGCAAAAAGAGCGTGGATTTAAACGAATTGATTTAAGATTAAATCTATGTTTCGCTCAAAAACTTGTCGATGATTCCTTATAGGAATTTTTTTATGCTGATTTTGTCATTCTTAACCATTCGAATCAATATGACttcaaattgaatatattattttagatttgaatcgaatttgagCTCA
Encoded proteins:
- the LOC123201883 gene encoding dihydrolipoyllysine-residue succinyltransferase component of 2-oxoglutarate dehydrogenase complex 2, mitochondrial-like, producing the protein MLGIIRRRVASGGLSASVLRKTMQAGQPSVSASRVLGREILLHPRGLGHVRKFCHVILPGSSIGCRSMRDSSFSTLNMQAWSRLFSSESGDLVEAVVPFMGESITDGTLAKFLKSPGDTVKVDEPIAQIETDKVTIDVASPEAGVIKEFVAKEGETVEPGTKIAIISKSGEGVAHVAPSEKIEEKAAPKPSPAETMKEEKPKPEVEKTAVFEKPKAPSPAPPKRSATEPQLPPKERERRVPMTRLRKRVATRLKDSQNTFAMLTTFNEVDMTNLMKLRSDYKDAFLEQHGVKLGFMSGFVKAAVSGLQNQPIINAVIDGDDVIYRDYIDISIAVGTPKGLVVPVIRNAEKMNFADIEKEINTLAKKANDGSISIDEMAGGSFTISNGGVYGSLLSTPIINPPQSAILGMHSIVSRPMVVSGNVVPRPMMYIALTYDHRLIDGREAVFFLRRIKDVVEDPRRLLLDI